A part of Pectinatus sottacetonis genomic DNA contains:
- a CDS encoding DASS family sodium-coupled anion symporter codes for MGKRYGLILGILILGIILFLPTPDGLSIAGQRILGILIFSVVIWMTEAVSYPVSSVIIVLLMAFLLGFSPDPSNPVKMLGTSHALKYALSGFSTNAVTLVGGAMFIAVAMVKTGLDERIALVILSRIGTKTNRVLIGVIAVGFILSFFVPSTTARVSCMVPIILGIINSFGVSKNSRFAAVMMIAVAQADSIWNVGIKTAAAQNMIALNFIEKQLGYYISWGEWFIAAAPFAAIMSVVLYFILLKLIPPETKEIAGGKEAVAKALQKLGPMSTDEKKLMVISLGMLFLWSTEKILHPLDTTTITILAVAVMMLPGIGIMDWKYVQNRISWGTLMLFGTGISLGSTILSTKAAHWIAGGIVNKLDLYTMTAFGILAVLSIFLIVIHLGFASATALSAAMIPIMISILQGVNQHQAINVVGMTMILQYVICFGFILPVNAPQNMVVFSTDTVTARDFIRTGIPITIAAYLLILLMAATYWKWLGIIL; via the coding sequence ATGGGAAAACGATATGGTCTTATTTTAGGAATATTGATTTTGGGAATAATATTATTTTTACCTACACCGGATGGTTTGTCTATAGCCGGGCAGAGAATTCTTGGTATATTGATATTTTCTGTGGTGATTTGGATGACAGAGGCAGTTTCTTATCCAGTAAGCTCAGTGATTATTGTTTTATTAATGGCATTTTTGCTGGGATTTTCACCTGATCCGTCTAATCCGGTAAAGATGCTGGGAACATCGCATGCATTGAAATATGCTTTATCTGGTTTTAGTACAAATGCCGTGACACTGGTCGGCGGAGCTATGTTCATTGCGGTAGCAATGGTCAAAACGGGACTTGATGAGCGAATTGCTTTGGTTATTTTATCAAGGATAGGCACAAAAACAAACAGAGTGTTAATAGGTGTAATAGCAGTTGGGTTTATTCTAAGCTTTTTTGTTCCAAGTACTACAGCCAGAGTTTCCTGCATGGTTCCTATAATATTGGGTATTATTAATTCTTTTGGTGTTTCAAAGAACAGTCGTTTTGCTGCTGTGATGATGATAGCGGTAGCGCAGGCAGACAGTATCTGGAATGTGGGTATAAAAACGGCCGCCGCGCAGAATATGATTGCACTGAATTTTATAGAAAAACAGCTGGGATATTATATAAGCTGGGGCGAATGGTTTATTGCAGCGGCACCTTTTGCTGCAATTATGTCCGTGGTACTGTACTTTATTTTACTTAAATTGATACCACCAGAAACTAAGGAAATAGCCGGAGGAAAAGAAGCTGTAGCGAAAGCTTTACAAAAATTAGGCCCTATGTCAACCGATGAAAAAAAACTGATGGTTATATCATTGGGGATGCTGTTTTTATGGTCTACAGAAAAAATTCTTCATCCACTTGATACGACTACAATAACTATTCTGGCAGTTGCGGTTATGATGCTGCCCGGCATTGGTATTATGGATTGGAAATATGTGCAGAACCGTATAAGTTGGGGGACATTGATGTTATTTGGCACAGGAATAAGCCTTGGTTCAACAATATTATCGACAAAGGCAGCACACTGGATCGCAGGGGGTATAGTAAATAAGCTGGATTTATATACTATGACAGCATTTGGCATATTAGCAGTTTTGAGTATATTTTTAATTGTTATACATTTGGGATTTGCCAGTGCTACAGCATTGTCGGCAGCGATGATTCCCATAATGATATCTATACTGCAGGGTGTTAACCAGCATCAGGCAATCAACGTTGTTGGAATGACAATGATATTGCAGTATGTAATATGTTTTGGTTTTATACTGCCGGTTAATGCACCGCAGAATATGGTCGTTTTCAGTACGGATACCGTTACTGCACGTGACTTTATTCGCACTGGTATTCCCATAACAATAGCAGCCTATCTACTCATTTTATTAATGGCGGCAACTTATTGGAAATGGCTGGGAATTATATTATAA
- a CDS encoding aminotransferase class I/II-fold pyridoxal phosphate-dependent enzyme yields the protein MNKWQHKTSDLVNKVPPSGIRKFFDVAAKMDDIITLGIGEPDFVTPWHIRESCVYGLEKGYTSYSTNKGMLPLRQEIANLYKKNYAIEYDPAEEIIVTVGVSEAVDLAMRAVINPGDEVLIPEPCYVSYKSCVILAGGRPVPVPTTIENEFRVTADDLEKYVTNKTKMLLIGYPNNPTGTVLTRDELNGLAEFAQKYDLIVLSDEIYGDLTYGGMKHVCFSTLPGMKDRTIVFNGFSKAYAMTGWRLGYALANPVFIEAMNKIHQYTMLCAPVTAQVAGIEALQNGENSMHKMIHEYDRRRHLIYEGFCRMGLKTFEPKGAFYIFPNIESTGLSSEQFVEELLKREHVAAIPGNAFGESGEGFIRCSYATSIDKIAEALNRIENFLQHL from the coding sequence ATGAATAAATGGCAGCATAAGACTTCTGATTTAGTTAACAAAGTACCGCCTTCCGGGATTAGAAAGTTCTTTGATGTCGCGGCAAAGATGGATGATATAATAACTTTGGGAATAGGCGAACCTGACTTTGTGACGCCATGGCATATTCGTGAGAGCTGTGTTTACGGATTAGAAAAAGGATATACTTCTTATTCTACCAATAAGGGAATGCTGCCCTTACGGCAGGAGATAGCAAATTTATATAAAAAAAATTATGCTATAGAATATGATCCGGCTGAAGAAATAATTGTCACTGTCGGAGTAAGCGAAGCCGTTGATCTGGCTATGCGGGCAGTCATAAATCCTGGAGATGAGGTGCTGATTCCTGAGCCTTGCTATGTTTCGTATAAGTCCTGCGTGATTTTGGCAGGAGGCAGACCGGTACCTGTACCTACAACAATAGAAAATGAATTCCGTGTCACAGCAGATGATTTGGAAAAATATGTTACAAATAAGACAAAGATGCTTTTAATAGGATATCCCAATAATCCTACCGGGACTGTTTTGACCAGGGATGAACTGAATGGGCTGGCAGAATTTGCCCAAAAATACGATCTTATAGTTTTATCTGATGAAATATATGGTGATTTAACATATGGCGGAATGAAACATGTCTGTTTTTCAACTCTCCCAGGAATGAAAGATCGTACAATTGTTTTTAATGGATTTTCTAAAGCATATGCAATGACTGGCTGGCGGCTGGGATATGCTTTGGCTAATCCTGTGTTTATAGAAGCCATGAATAAAATTCACCAGTATACTATGCTCTGTGCACCGGTTACTGCACAAGTCGCTGGTATAGAGGCTCTGCAGAATGGGGAAAACAGCATGCATAAGATGATCCATGAGTATGACAGGCGGCGGCATCTCATTTATGAAGGATTCTGCAGGATGGGTTTGAAAACATTTGAACCTAAAGGAGCTTTTTATATATTCCCCAATATTGAAAGTACAGGATTATCCTCAGAACAGTTTGTTGAGGAATTATTAAAACGAGAACATGTAGCAGCTATTCCGGGAAATGCTTTTGGTGAAAGCGGGGAAGGTTTTATTCGCTGTTCGTATGCTACGTCTATTGATAAAATAGCGGAGGCATTGAATCGGATAGAAAACTTTTTGCAACATTTATGA
- a CDS encoding phosphoribosylformylglycinamidine synthase, which translates to MSVKRIYVEKRPGFFDIPAQKLCADLKSMFTIPDLRIVRIFRRYDIENITNEEFTKAKNVIFAEPPVDVIYDENLPHMKNTRMFAVEFLPGQFDQTADSAAQCVQLITQKERPLVRTAKIIALMGNIDDDSFAKIKKYCINEVECREASMEKPHTLAMKTDIPADVAQLENFIIMTDTEIHKLHEKLGLAMSYEDFLFCRKYFRDQENRNPTITEIRVIDTYWSDHCRHTTFTTAIDSVFIDSNEFTESLQSSYMLYQQDRSSIYDTPRPMTLMDLAVIGMKKLKKLGKLDDLDVSEEINACSIVVPAIVNGQKENWLVMFKNETHNHPTEIEPFGGAATCLGGAIRDPLSGRAYVYQAMRVTGAADPRRSLDETIEGKLPQRKITRDAAHGYSSYGNQIGLATGQVHEVYHDGFLAKRLEVGAVIGAVPQKNVVRKQPQPGDVIILVGGRTGRDGIGGATGSSKEHTVESLETCGAEVQKGNPPTERKLQRLFRDKNVSQLIKRCNDFGAGGVAVAIGELADGLYIELDRIKKKYAGLDGTELAISESQERMAVVVDKNDAPKFINYASAENLEATVVAVVTDNNRLRMVWREKTIVDISRSFLQTNGVQQHVTVKVTAPDKYKTYFSQLPSLKYGKDAVEHLWLENLQDLNVCNQKGLAEQFDSSIGAGTVLMPYGGYTQRTPAEGMAAKLPVIGGNTDTATLMSFGFDPYLLEWSPYHGAIYSIVAALAKITAMGGDYTRARLTLQEYFESLGTDPVKWGKPFAALLGALKAQHEFGTAAIGGKDSMSGTFMNLTVPPSLIAFAVCPVSVKKVISSEFKLSGNLVYVVPAHKDKAYLPLFDKLKANFTAIYNLIDSRKIYSAMSVGKGGIAATISKMCLGENIGFKFNDNISYDIPKMFGSSYGTIIIEVAKGAELSELKNTGAYLLGYTSSNPSIVYGNVTIALDTIDKAFNSPLESIFPTQIKSPVKRNIKPFSETANNNLGLEAEKVFATNSPSISPYSNRNFSKTVSMIYHAKKIISRDITIAKPKVFIPVFPGTNCEYDTQAAFERAGAKVEILVIRNLTVSTVEESVLAIEKAIQSSQIIMLPGGFSGGDEPDGSGKFIAATFRNPRIADAINKLLYQRDGLMLGICNGFQALIKLGLLPYGKIRDLDIDTPTLTYNEIGRHVSRMVQTKVVSNLSPWLSKVKLGSVHTMAVSHGEGRFFATTEVISQLRKKGQIATQYVDFEGTASMDIKYNPNGSINAIEGITSPDGRVFGKMGHSERITDDLGINVPGEKNQMIFESGVAYYR; encoded by the coding sequence ATGTCAGTTAAACGAATTTATGTGGAAAAACGTCCCGGATTTTTTGATATTCCGGCACAAAAACTTTGTGCTGATCTCAAAAGTATGTTTACTATACCCGACTTAAGAATCGTACGTATTTTTCGTCGTTACGATATAGAAAATATTACCAATGAAGAATTCACTAAAGCCAAAAATGTAATTTTTGCAGAACCCCCTGTCGATGTTATTTACGACGAAAATTTGCCGCATATGAAAAACACCCGTATGTTTGCAGTAGAATTTCTGCCCGGTCAATTTGACCAAACAGCTGATTCAGCAGCACAATGTGTCCAGCTTATTACACAAAAAGAACGTCCGCTTGTCAGAACCGCTAAAATAATTGCCCTGATGGGTAACATAGATGATGATTCTTTCGCTAAGATAAAAAAATACTGCATAAATGAAGTTGAATGCCGTGAAGCCTCCATGGAAAAACCGCATACGCTTGCCATGAAAACTGACATACCCGCAGATGTTGCACAACTTGAAAATTTTATAATAATGACCGATACTGAAATACATAAACTGCACGAAAAATTAGGTCTGGCCATGAGCTATGAAGACTTTCTGTTCTGTCGCAAATATTTTCGCGATCAGGAAAACCGCAATCCAACCATAACCGAAATACGTGTTATTGATACCTATTGGTCTGACCACTGTCGTCATACTACTTTTACCACTGCTATTGATTCTGTTTTTATTGACAGCAACGAATTTACAGAAAGCCTGCAAAGTTCTTATATGCTCTACCAGCAAGACCGCAGCAGTATTTATGATACACCGCGGCCCATGACTTTAATGGATCTGGCCGTAATAGGCATGAAAAAGTTAAAAAAGCTTGGCAAACTCGATGACCTTGATGTTTCAGAGGAAATTAATGCCTGCAGTATTGTTGTTCCTGCTATTGTAAATGGACAAAAGGAAAACTGGCTGGTTATGTTCAAAAATGAAACCCATAATCATCCTACTGAAATAGAACCTTTCGGTGGCGCGGCTACCTGTCTCGGTGGAGCAATTCGAGACCCATTATCGGGCCGTGCTTATGTATACCAGGCCATGCGTGTCACAGGAGCAGCCGATCCGCGCCGCAGCCTGGATGAAACTATAGAAGGTAAGCTGCCGCAAAGGAAAATCACCCGTGATGCCGCCCATGGATATAGTTCTTACGGTAACCAAATTGGCCTTGCTACAGGACAGGTTCATGAAGTCTACCATGATGGTTTTTTAGCCAAACGCCTTGAAGTAGGTGCCGTAATTGGTGCTGTTCCCCAGAAAAATGTGGTACGGAAACAACCGCAGCCTGGCGATGTAATAATCCTTGTAGGCGGGCGAACCGGCCGCGATGGCATTGGCGGTGCCACAGGTTCATCGAAAGAGCACACTGTGGAATCATTGGAAACCTGCGGAGCCGAAGTCCAAAAGGGTAATCCACCTACAGAAAGAAAGCTCCAGCGTTTATTTAGAGATAAAAATGTAAGCCAGCTCATAAAACGTTGCAACGATTTTGGTGCCGGTGGTGTAGCCGTTGCCATTGGAGAACTTGCAGACGGACTTTATATTGAATTAGATAGAATAAAGAAAAAATATGCCGGTTTAGATGGTACGGAACTAGCTATCTCTGAATCACAGGAACGCATGGCTGTTGTCGTTGATAAAAATGACGCCCCAAAATTTATCAACTATGCCAGTGCAGAAAATCTTGAAGCCACAGTAGTCGCAGTTGTTACTGATAATAATCGCCTGCGCATGGTTTGGCGGGAAAAAACTATTGTCGATATAAGCCGTTCTTTCCTCCAGACAAATGGTGTACAACAGCATGTTACGGTAAAAGTAACTGCTCCCGATAAATACAAGACCTATTTCTCCCAGCTGCCATCCCTGAAATATGGAAAAGATGCTGTGGAGCATTTATGGCTGGAAAATTTGCAGGATCTGAATGTCTGCAATCAAAAAGGTCTTGCTGAACAGTTTGACTCATCAATTGGTGCAGGGACTGTATTAATGCCTTATGGCGGTTATACACAGCGCACTCCGGCAGAAGGCATGGCTGCCAAGCTGCCTGTTATCGGCGGAAATACGGATACAGCAACCCTTATGTCTTTTGGCTTTGACCCCTATCTACTAGAATGGAGTCCTTATCATGGTGCTATTTATTCCATCGTAGCTGCACTTGCCAAAATAACCGCTATGGGTGGTGACTATACGAGAGCTCGTTTGACACTACAGGAATATTTTGAAAGCCTGGGGACTGATCCAGTAAAATGGGGCAAACCATTTGCAGCACTCTTAGGTGCTTTAAAAGCACAGCATGAATTTGGTACAGCTGCCATTGGTGGTAAAGATTCTATGTCAGGAACATTCATGAATCTGACTGTTCCGCCTTCACTTATTGCCTTTGCTGTATGTCCTGTTTCCGTAAAAAAAGTCATATCTTCCGAATTTAAATTAAGCGGCAATCTTGTATATGTAGTTCCTGCCCATAAAGATAAAGCCTATCTACCTTTATTTGACAAGCTAAAAGCAAATTTTACGGCCATTTACAATCTAATCGACAGCAGAAAAATTTATTCTGCCATGAGTGTTGGGAAAGGTGGTATTGCCGCAACAATAAGTAAAATGTGTCTGGGTGAGAATATCGGCTTTAAATTCAATGATAATATTTCTTATGATATTCCTAAAATGTTTGGCAGTTCATATGGTACGATAATTATTGAAGTAGCCAAGGGGGCCGAATTGTCGGAACTAAAAAATACTGGTGCTTACCTGCTAGGCTATACTTCAAGTAATCCTAGCATTGTTTATGGCAATGTCACTATTGCGCTTGATACTATCGACAAAGCTTTCAACTCTCCGTTGGAAAGTATATTTCCCACACAAATAAAAAGTCCTGTAAAACGCAATATCAAACCTTTTTCTGAAACAGCAAATAATAATCTAGGTTTAGAAGCAGAAAAAGTATTCGCTACAAATAGCCCCAGTATTTCCCCTTACAGCAATAGGAATTTTTCTAAGACAGTAAGCATGATCTATCATGCCAAGAAAATCATTTCTAGGGATATCACCATTGCCAAGCCGAAGGTATTTATTCCTGTATTTCCTGGCACCAACTGTGAATATGACACTCAGGCAGCATTTGAACGTGCCGGTGCCAAAGTAGAAATATTGGTCATACGCAATTTAACTGTTTCCACCGTTGAAGAATCCGTATTAGCAATAGAAAAAGCTATCCAGTCCTCGCAAATAATTATGCTTCCCGGTGGATTTTCCGGTGGTGATGAACCAGACGGCAGCGGAAAATTTATTGCTGCCACATTTAGAAATCCTCGCATTGCAGATGCTATAAATAAATTACTATATCAGCGTGATGGATTGATGCTCGGCATATGTAACGGTTTTCAAGCTCTTATAAAATTAGGCCTGCTACCTTATGGTAAAATACGTGACCTTGATATTGATACGCCTACGCTTACCTATAATGAAATAGGACGCCATGTTTCCAGAATGGTCCAGACTAAGGTTGTTTCTAATTTATCTCCATGGCTTTCTAAAGTAAAGCTGGGATCAGTACATACAATGGCTGTATCTCATGGTGAAGGCAGATTCTTCGCTACAACAGAGGTAATAAGCCAACTGCGTAAAAAAGGCCAAATTGCAACACAATATGTTGATTTTGAAGGAACTGCTTCTATGGATATAAAATATAATCCTAATGGTTCCATAAACGCCATAGAAGGTATCACCAGTCCTGATGGTCGTGTATTTGGTAAAATGGGACATTCTGAACGTATAACAGACGATTTAGGCATAAATGTTCCTGGCGAAAAAAATCAAATGATATTTGAATCAGGCGTCGCATATTACAGATAA
- a CDS encoding universal stress protein, with the protein MDNIKTILVPVDGSEGSDKAVEFAIKLAQVYQAKIDFLYIANINQLAINACLSDAILDAVTKAGDAILDRALAKVPQGIKVEAFSETGSPSVTILEFAEENKNDMIAMGSRGLGVVKGVLLGSVSQYVVENAKCPVVIAK; encoded by the coding sequence ATGGATAATATAAAAACTATTCTTGTTCCGGTAGATGGTTCTGAAGGTTCTGATAAAGCAGTAGAATTTGCTATTAAATTGGCACAGGTATACCAGGCTAAAATTGATTTTTTATATATTGCTAATATTAATCAATTGGCTATTAATGCATGTTTGTCAGACGCTATTTTAGATGCAGTTACTAAGGCTGGAGATGCTATTTTAGACAGAGCATTGGCTAAAGTTCCTCAGGGTATCAAAGTAGAAGCTTTCTCGGAAACAGGTTCTCCATCAGTTACTATTCTGGAATTTGCTGAAGAAAATAAAAATGATATGATAGCGATGGGTAGCCGCGGCCTTGGAGTTGTTAAAGGGGTGCTTTTAGGCAGCGTAAGTCAGTACGTTGTTGAAAATGCTAAATGTCCAGTCGTAATTGCTAAATAA
- the tadA gene encoding tRNA adenosine(34) deaminase TadA, which translates to MKKNFSDKYMMQQALQQAEQAFVLDEVPVGAVIIDSTGNIIATAHNEQEHRNDVSAHAEMLAIRQAETKLKRWRLDDLTLYVTLEPCPMCAGAILLSRIKRLVYGTADIRMGAIESLFAIPVHPALSHKIEIRAGVLETECRHILQTFFVAKRHK; encoded by the coding sequence ATGAAAAAAAATTTCTCTGATAAATATATGATGCAGCAGGCATTGCAACAGGCAGAACAAGCTTTTGTGCTTGATGAGGTTCCAGTGGGGGCTGTTATAATAGATTCAACAGGCAATATTATAGCAACGGCACATAATGAACAGGAACACCGCAATGATGTTTCAGCTCATGCTGAGATGCTTGCAATACGACAGGCAGAAACGAAACTAAAACGGTGGCGGCTTGATGATTTGACTTTGTACGTGACGTTGGAGCCTTGTCCTATGTGTGCAGGAGCTATTTTGCTCAGCAGGATAAAACGGCTAGTTTATGGCACGGCGGATATTCGTATGGGAGCAATTGAATCTTTATTTGCTATTCCGGTGCACCCGGCTTTGAGTCATAAAATAGAAATACGGGCGGGTGTTTTAGAAACTGAGTGCAGGCATATTTTGCAGACTTTTTTTGTGGCAAAACGGCATAAATAA
- the panD gene encoding aspartate 1-decarboxylase has translation MIYNMFHGKIHRAIVTQADLSYVGSIIIDETLMELAGILPGERVQIVNNNNGARLETYVIAGKKDSGIICLNGAAARKAAIGDTIIIIAYALMNETEARTLKPKVVIVDANNHPVTTTHIEQPCQTTQMALKENI, from the coding sequence ATGATATATAATATGTTTCATGGAAAAATACATCGTGCCATCGTCACCCAGGCTGATCTTTCTTATGTGGGAAGCATAATTATCGATGAAACGCTCATGGAACTGGCAGGAATACTACCAGGTGAACGAGTACAGATAGTAAATAATAATAATGGTGCCCGTCTGGAAACTTATGTAATAGCCGGTAAAAAGGACAGCGGTATTATCTGCTTAAATGGAGCTGCTGCCCGTAAAGCAGCTATAGGTGACACTATCATCATCATTGCTTATGCCCTTATGAATGAGACTGAAGCCCGCACATTAAAACCCAAAGTTGTTATTGTGGATGCCAATAATCACCCGGTTACAACCACGCACATTGAACAACCATGTCAGACTACACAAATGGCCCTTAAGGAAAACATTTAA
- the panC gene encoding pantoate--beta-alanine ligase, with amino-acid sequence MILCKSILELKNLLNSAHHNGKSIGLVPTMGALHEGHASLITACHKENDLTVVSIFVNPTQFGPNEDYEKYPRNLTKDCQTADTAGADIIFSPKPKELYPSNDMTWVEVTGNIVKVLCGRTRPIHFRGVATIITKLFHIINPDKAYFGQKDAQQVEVLKKMVKDLFFPVQLRIMPIIRESDGLAKSSRNTYLTSEQRKAAVVLYKSLQYAKKLFTVGERRPQTLISAVTSMIAAEPLSHIDYVELYGLPGLVPVPTTITQPVLLAVAVKFGETRLIDNIILEAE; translated from the coding sequence TTGATTCTATGCAAATCTATATTAGAGTTAAAAAACCTGCTTAACTCCGCTCACCATAATGGAAAATCAATAGGCCTCGTTCCAACGATGGGCGCACTGCATGAAGGACACGCCTCACTTATCACTGCATGCCACAAAGAAAACGACTTGACTGTTGTTAGTATATTTGTTAACCCTACCCAGTTTGGGCCCAACGAAGATTACGAAAAATATCCCCGAAATTTAACAAAAGACTGCCAGACTGCCGATACTGCCGGTGCTGATATAATTTTTTCTCCTAAACCAAAAGAACTCTATCCTAGCAATGATATGACTTGGGTAGAAGTCACTGGCAATATTGTAAAAGTTCTGTGTGGCCGAACCAGACCTATTCATTTTCGCGGAGTAGCTACTATTATAACCAAGTTATTCCATATTATTAACCCTGATAAAGCTTATTTTGGACAAAAAGATGCCCAGCAGGTTGAAGTCCTAAAAAAAATGGTTAAAGATTTATTTTTCCCTGTACAATTACGGATAATGCCCATCATCCGTGAAAGTGACGGACTAGCAAAAAGTTCCCGTAACACATATTTGACTAGTGAACAGCGGAAAGCTGCTGTGGTATTATATAAAAGCCTGCAGTATGCCAAAAAACTATTTACCGTAGGAGAGCGCCGTCCTCAGACGCTTATATCAGCAGTAACCTCAATGATAGCTGCTGAGCCTCTGAGCCATATAGATTATGTGGAGCTATACGGGTTGCCTGGATTAGTCCCTGTACCAACAACGATTACTCAGCCTGTTTTACTCGCTGTAGCTGTTAAATTTGGTGAAACCAGGCTCATTGACAACATAATTCTGGAGGCAGAATAA
- a CDS encoding Lrp/AsnC family transcriptional regulator yields the protein MKELLKLLEHDARRSVKELAVMLDKSEYEIEDAIKKLEDNKVIMSYNTLIDWEKAGDHTVTSIIEVNVSPQREVGFDAIAERIYRFDEVKTVYLMSGSFDLLVIIEGQSLNKVADFVARRLSTIEGVTSTRSHFMLKAYKKDGTIMDDKENDRRLVMTP from the coding sequence ATGAAAGAGTTATTAAAACTTTTAGAACATGACGCTCGCCGTTCGGTAAAAGAACTGGCAGTAATGCTGGATAAATCTGAATATGAGATTGAAGATGCAATAAAAAAGCTGGAAGATAATAAGGTAATAATGAGCTATAATACACTGATTGACTGGGAAAAAGCCGGAGATCACACGGTAACATCTATCATAGAAGTAAATGTTTCACCGCAGCGGGAAGTAGGGTTTGATGCCATTGCAGAAAGAATATACCGTTTTGATGAAGTAAAAACGGTATATTTGATGTCGGGTAGTTTTGATCTGCTGGTGATAATTGAAGGGCAATCTCTGAATAAAGTTGCTGATTTTGTAGCACGTCGCTTATCAACGATAGAAGGCGTCACTTCGACACGCAGTCATTTTATGCTCAAGGCCTATAAAAAAGACGGCACAATAATGGATGATAAGGAAAATGACCGCAGGCTGGTGATGACACCATGA